One segment of Rosa chinensis cultivar Old Blush chromosome 6, RchiOBHm-V2, whole genome shotgun sequence DNA contains the following:
- the LOC112169122 gene encoding vacuolar protein sorting-associated protein 2 homolog 3: MNIFSKKPNAKEALRESKREMTNATRGIEKEIGALQLEEKKLVAEIKRTAKTGNEAATKILARQLIRLRQQIANLQGSRAQMRGIATHTQAMHAQSSVAVGMKGASKAMAAMNKQMDPAKQAQVIRDFQKQSAQMDMTTEMMSDAIDDAIDSDEAEEETEELTNQVLDEIGVDVASQLSAAPKGRIAAKNSQGVSSSGTDELEERLAALRNP, translated from the exons ATGAACATCTTCTCCAAGAAGCCAAACGCCAAAG AGGCGCTTCGGGAAAGCAAGAGAGAAATGACTAATGCTACTAGAG GGATAGAGAAGGAAATTGGAGCATTGCAATTAGAA GAAAAAAAGCTCGTTGCTGAGATAAAGAGAACTGCTAAAACAGGAAATGAG GCAGCAACTAAAATACTGGCCAGGCAGCTAATCAGGCTTAGGCAACAGATAGCTAACTTACAAGGAAGTAGGGCTCAAATGAGAGGAATAGCAACTCATACACAG GCAATGCACGCCCAGTCATCAGTTGCTGTTGGCATGAAAGGTGCTAGTAAGGCAATGGCAGCTATGAATAAG CAAATGGATCCTGCAAAGCAAGCACAAGTGATACGTGACTTTCAGAAGCAGTCTGCACAGATGGATATGACT ACTGAAATGATGTCAGACGCTATAGATGATGCCATAGATAGTGATGAGGCAGAAGAGGAAACTGAGGAGCTGACAAACCAG GTGCTAGATGAAATTGGTGTCGATGTTGCCTCACAG TTGTCAGCAGCTCCAAAAGGAAGAATTGCAGCAAAGAACTCTCAGGGTGTTAGCAG TTCTGGCACTGACGAGCTGGAGGAAAGATTGGCAGCTCTCAGAAATCCTTGA
- the LOC112172421 gene encoding probable serine/threonine protein phosphatase 2A regulatory subunit B''epsilon isoform X1, whose amino-acid sequence MDIDAVVGGDFASLDPELLQLPELSPYSLKASPQIADDLFSQWLSLPQTGRLVKSLIDDASSGISIGAQGNSLSANAAGINSLPSMFQAGSTPPLSPRSSSGSPRSSKPKTSPSSLGSPLKLVSEPVREAIPQFYFQNGRPPPNGLKEQCLSRIDDLFSSHMDGLQVQEFKKVTKEVCKLPTFLSSALFRKIDTGCSGIVTREAFIRYWVDGNMMTMDTATQVFKILKQSDCNYLTQVDFKPVLLELVATHPGLEFLHGTPEFQERYAETVIYRIFYYISRSGTGRLTLRELKRGNLIAAMQHADEEEDINKVLRYFSYEHFYVIYCKFWELDTDHDFFIDKENLIRYGNHALTYRIVDRIFSQVPRKFTSKIEGKMGYEDFVYFMLSEEDKSCEPSLEYWFKCIDLDGNGVLTRNELQFFYEEQLHRMECMAQEPVLFEDILCQIVDMIGPEKEDYFTLKDLKGCKLSGNFFNILFNLNKFIAFESRDPFLIRQEREDPSLTEWDRFAHREYIRLSMEEDGENASNGSVEVWDESLEAPF is encoded by the exons ATGGATATAGACGCAGTAGTAGGCGGCGATTTTGCTTCACTGGATCCTGAGCTTTTACAGCTCCCGGAATTGTCACCCTATTCTCTCAAAGCCAGTCCCCAAATCGCCGACGATTTGTTTTCTCAGTGGCTTTCGCTTCCTCAGACTGGCAGACTG GTGAAATCTCTGATAGATGATGCATCGTCTGGCATTTCTATCGGTGCCCAAGGGAACTCTCTTAGTGCAAATGCCGCTGGGATCAACTCACTGCCTTCCATGTTTCAGGCTGGTAGTACACCCCCACTTTCACCGCGAAGTTCCTCTGGCTCTCCACGCTCTTCAAAGCCGAAAACCAGCCCCTCTTCGCTGGGCTCTCCGCTAAAATTGGTTAGTGAACCAGTGAGAGAAGCCATTCCCCAG TTCTATTTTCAAAATGGTCGCCCACCACCTAACGGACTTAAGGAACAATGTCTTTCCAGAATTGATGACCTTTTTAGCAGTCATATGGATGGATTGCAAGTGCAGG AGTTTAAGAAGGTTACAAAGGAAGTGTGCAAGCTACCGACATTTTTATCTTCTGCTCTCTTTAGAAAGATAGATACTGGCTGCAGTGGGATAGTGACCAG ggaAGCATTCATCAGATATTGGGTTGATGGCAATATGATGACAATGGATACGGCAACTCaagtatttaaaattttaaagcaGTCTGATTGCAATTACCTTACTCAG GTAGACTTCAAACCTGTACTTCTAGAGCTTGTGGCAACCCATCCAGGACTGGAATTTCTACATGGAACTCCTGAATTTCAAGAAAGATATG CTGAAACTGTCATTTACAGAATATTTTACTACATCAGTAGATCGGGAACTGGCCGTCTTACCCTCAGGGAGCTGAAACGAGGAAATCTTATTGCTGCTATGCAACATGCAGATGAGGAAGAGGATATTAATAAAGTTCTGAG GTACTTCTCTTATGAACATTTTTATGTAATATACTGCAAGTTTTGGGAGCTGGATACAGACCATGACTTCTTCATTGACAAAGAGAACCTCATTAGATATGGTAACCATGCCCTTACCTACAGGATCGTTGATAGAATATTTTCACAG GTTCCGAGGAAGTTTACTAGCAAGATCGAAGGGAAGATGGGTTATGAAGATTTTGTGTACTTCATGCTGTCAGAGGAGGATAAGTCATGTGAACCTAGCCTTGAATATTG GTTCAAATGTATAGATTTGGATGGAAATGGAGTCCTTACACGGAATGAGTTGCAGTTCTTTTATGAGGAGCAGTTGCATCGTATGGAATGCATGGCCCAAGAACCTGTTCTATTCGAAGATATTTTATGCCAAATAGTCGACATGATTGGACCTGAG AAGGAAGATTATTTCACACTAAAGGACTTGAAAGGTTGCAAACTTTCTGGAAATTTCTTTAACATCCTTTTCAACCTCAATAAGTTCATAGCGTTTGAAAGTCGTGATCCATTTCTTATTCGTCAG GAACGCGAGGATCCAAGTTTGACAGAGTGGGATCGCTTTGCACACAGAGAGTATATAAGGCTTTCAATGGAAGAAGATGGTGAGAATGCCTCTAATGGAAGTGTAGAAGTTTGGGATGAATCATTGGAGGCTCCTTTTTAA
- the LOC112172421 gene encoding serine/threonine protein phosphatase 2A regulatory subunit B''alpha isoform X2, protein MDIDAVVGGDFASLDPELLQLPELSPYSLKASPQIADDLFSQWLSLPQTGRLVKSLIDDASSGISIGAQGNSLSANAAGINSLPSMFQAGSTPPLSPRSSSGSPRSSKPKTSPSSLGSPLKLFYFQNGRPPPNGLKEQCLSRIDDLFSSHMDGLQVQEFKKVTKEVCKLPTFLSSALFRKIDTGCSGIVTREAFIRYWVDGNMMTMDTATQVFKILKQSDCNYLTQVDFKPVLLELVATHPGLEFLHGTPEFQERYAETVIYRIFYYISRSGTGRLTLRELKRGNLIAAMQHADEEEDINKVLRYFSYEHFYVIYCKFWELDTDHDFFIDKENLIRYGNHALTYRIVDRIFSQVPRKFTSKIEGKMGYEDFVYFMLSEEDKSCEPSLEYWFKCIDLDGNGVLTRNELQFFYEEQLHRMECMAQEPVLFEDILCQIVDMIGPEKEDYFTLKDLKGCKLSGNFFNILFNLNKFIAFESRDPFLIRQEREDPSLTEWDRFAHREYIRLSMEEDGENASNGSVEVWDESLEAPF, encoded by the exons ATGGATATAGACGCAGTAGTAGGCGGCGATTTTGCTTCACTGGATCCTGAGCTTTTACAGCTCCCGGAATTGTCACCCTATTCTCTCAAAGCCAGTCCCCAAATCGCCGACGATTTGTTTTCTCAGTGGCTTTCGCTTCCTCAGACTGGCAGACTG GTGAAATCTCTGATAGATGATGCATCGTCTGGCATTTCTATCGGTGCCCAAGGGAACTCTCTTAGTGCAAATGCCGCTGGGATCAACTCACTGCCTTCCATGTTTCAGGCTGGTAGTACACCCCCACTTTCACCGCGAAGTTCCTCTGGCTCTCCACGCTCTTCAAAGCCGAAAACCAGCCCCTCTTCGCTGGGCTCTCCGCTAAAATTG TTCTATTTTCAAAATGGTCGCCCACCACCTAACGGACTTAAGGAACAATGTCTTTCCAGAATTGATGACCTTTTTAGCAGTCATATGGATGGATTGCAAGTGCAGG AGTTTAAGAAGGTTACAAAGGAAGTGTGCAAGCTACCGACATTTTTATCTTCTGCTCTCTTTAGAAAGATAGATACTGGCTGCAGTGGGATAGTGACCAG ggaAGCATTCATCAGATATTGGGTTGATGGCAATATGATGACAATGGATACGGCAACTCaagtatttaaaattttaaagcaGTCTGATTGCAATTACCTTACTCAG GTAGACTTCAAACCTGTACTTCTAGAGCTTGTGGCAACCCATCCAGGACTGGAATTTCTACATGGAACTCCTGAATTTCAAGAAAGATATG CTGAAACTGTCATTTACAGAATATTTTACTACATCAGTAGATCGGGAACTGGCCGTCTTACCCTCAGGGAGCTGAAACGAGGAAATCTTATTGCTGCTATGCAACATGCAGATGAGGAAGAGGATATTAATAAAGTTCTGAG GTACTTCTCTTATGAACATTTTTATGTAATATACTGCAAGTTTTGGGAGCTGGATACAGACCATGACTTCTTCATTGACAAAGAGAACCTCATTAGATATGGTAACCATGCCCTTACCTACAGGATCGTTGATAGAATATTTTCACAG GTTCCGAGGAAGTTTACTAGCAAGATCGAAGGGAAGATGGGTTATGAAGATTTTGTGTACTTCATGCTGTCAGAGGAGGATAAGTCATGTGAACCTAGCCTTGAATATTG GTTCAAATGTATAGATTTGGATGGAAATGGAGTCCTTACACGGAATGAGTTGCAGTTCTTTTATGAGGAGCAGTTGCATCGTATGGAATGCATGGCCCAAGAACCTGTTCTATTCGAAGATATTTTATGCCAAATAGTCGACATGATTGGACCTGAG AAGGAAGATTATTTCACACTAAAGGACTTGAAAGGTTGCAAACTTTCTGGAAATTTCTTTAACATCCTTTTCAACCTCAATAAGTTCATAGCGTTTGAAAGTCGTGATCCATTTCTTATTCGTCAG GAACGCGAGGATCCAAGTTTGACAGAGTGGGATCGCTTTGCACACAGAGAGTATATAAGGCTTTCAATGGAAGAAGATGGTGAGAATGCCTCTAATGGAAGTGTAGAAGTTTGGGATGAATCATTGGAGGCTCCTTTTTAA